Proteins from one Triticum aestivum cultivar Chinese Spring chromosome 7A, IWGSC CS RefSeq v2.1, whole genome shotgun sequence genomic window:
- the LOC123147281 gene encoding uncharacterized protein: protein MAAQPPPTIPDELLEEIFIRLPTPDALARASAACTSFRRVIKGRAFRTLHGPPLLGFMDAGGFHPAQAPHPSAPLAPCRADFSFVPAVVYSLSYYVPLGAQEDDGEGPRWRPRDVRDGRVLLDWRSFYPRSVHMWSYRQDCARRQVSILMDSSELGDEERCDRPTWTKQERCNAADFHLAICDPLSSRYVLLPTILEDLAAQPQDRIHGFEPVLAPNTRDDGEEEPFKVICIARYMTKLVLFVLPATTMQWSMLKPPTSPSLERMSCFDCVRCCFYWTRPYGWSDHLMVLDTRTLRFSTVDLLTGYHLELSDLPDECFAHRHANAVVMGREGVLEMFSLVGQHGSFALYHTSLKNSSQQWKLEKIIQLPGKYHSICTMRAAEGFLFFRGAPEGIHVGNVDCYSMEVKTYEITKVFTKMENTFNPRRALPYFSFPPLLSEPTI from the coding sequence ATGGCCGCGCAACCGCCGCCGACCATTCCCGACGAGCTCCTGGAGGAGATCTTCATCCGCCTGCCCACCCCGGACGCGctcgcccgcgcctccgccgcctgcACCTCCTTCCGCCGGGTCATCAAAGGCCGCGCCTTCCGCACGCTGCATGGCCCTCCCCTCCTCGGCTTCATGGACGCGGGCGGATTCCACCCTGCCCAGGCGCCGCACCCCTCCGCCCCGCTCGCCCCCTGCAGAGCCGACTTCTCCTTCGTCCCGGCCGTCGTTTATTCTTTGTCCTACTACGTCCCGCTGGGCGCCCAAGAAGACGACGGGGAAGGCCCACGTTGGCGCCCCCGCGACGTCCGCGACGGCCGCGTCCTCCTTGATTGGAGATCCTTCTACCCCCGTTCCGTCCACATGTGGAGCTACCGCCAAGACTGTGCCCGCCGTCAGGTAAGCATCCTCATGGACTCCAGTGAGCTCGGTGACGAAGAACGCTGTGACCGCCCGACGTGGACCAAACAGGAGCGGTGCAACGCTGCCGACTTCCACCTCGCCATCTGTGACCCGCTGTCCAGCAGATACGTCTTGCTTCCAACCATACTTGAGGACCTCGCCGCCCAACCGCAGGATCGCATCCATGGATTCGAGCCCGTGCTTGCTCCCAACACCAGGGACGACGGCGAGGAAGAGCCCTTCAAGGTGATATGCATAGCAAGATACATGACGAAGCTTGTCCTCTTTGTGCTCCCGGCCACAACTATGCAATGGTCTATGCTCAAGCCTCCCACCTCACCTTCGTTGGAGCGCATGTCCTGTTTTGACTGCGTGCGCTGCTGCTTCTACTGGACACGGCCTTATGGATGGAGTGACCATTTGATGGTGCTGGACACACGCACTTTGAGGTTTTCCACTGTCGACCTTCTCACCGGCTACCATCTGGAGCTCAGCGATCTGCCTGACGAGTGCTTTGCCCATCGTCACGCAAATGCCGTTGTGATGGGCCGAGAAGGAGTCCTTGAGATGTTTTCCCTTGTCGGTCAACATGGATCCTTTGCCCTCTACCATACCTCTCTGAAGAATAGTTCGCAGCAGTGGAAGCTAGAGAAGATCATACAGCTTCCTGGGAAGTATCATTCCATTTGCACAATGCGTGCAGCCGAGGGATTCTTGTTCTTCCGAGGCGCTCCAGAAGGTATTCATGTTGGGAATGTGGATTGTTACTCAATGGAGGTCAAGACTTATGAAATTACCAAAGTCTTCACAAAGATGGAGAATACCTTCAATCCCAGACGTGCCCTCCCATACTTTAGCTTCCCACCGTTGTTATCAGAACCAACTATATGA